TTGAATCCTGATGGACTGGGAATACCACTATTCCtataaccatccaaccacatatTGATTCACGCATCTtactttattagtaggtataaaTATAGATATATATTTGACTATGTGTTATTTAGGTCCCGTAGGTTTCCTTTTTTCACACATTAAACATACAACTATCCAAAAATTTGTGTTTCACAATCTTATATTTTACACATGCAATACTATTATATTCATTTAAGTTTTTTAATCTTTTTAAAGACCCGTGACTCAAAGAGCCCTAAGGCTCATTTGGTTTGGAGAAAATTTGTAGGATACATAGAAATAATTCTTTTAGAGacctttggtttgtaggaatagAAAATTATTATCCATATCCTCCTTGTTTCAAAGGAAAATAGACATTAGCCTTGACTGAATGAAAAAAATTATATGATGTCAATAAGGATATTGTTTTTATATTCATGCTCATAGAATTTGAGATGCATAACATGTACTTCCTtgatcccataatataagacctttttgacactacactccgtctcataatataagactTTGAAATTAATTagtgccaaaaaatgtcttatattatAAAAGAACAGAGGGATATAGTATGAACGATTCCGGTCCACATGAGGAGCCGACCGATCCGGCCGCCGATCCCTTTGCACCAAACCACGCCGAGCCACTTGTTCTTCCCCGCGCCCTTGCTATTTTTCTTTGTCCCCATTTTCGCTGTTGGATTCCCTCCCTATTCTTGTCCGATCCCGCCCTCCTTTTTCTACTTTTCTGGTTAGCTCGTGACGTGTCCCCGTTGGTACTGGTTGGTCGCCCACGACGCCATCAAAGAACGCCACTGTCCCTCTCGCAAAGATCGAAATCTTGGCAGCGTTGCGTTTGCGCAGAGGTTGAATCTTTGAGGGTGGCTTGGGCTGTGACCAACGGGGCAAGACGGCGGCTATAACGGCGGCAGCGGTGGCGACGGCGGCGCCGTCGtcggggggtgggggagggggcggTGGAGGCGGGTGCCTGGATTGCCTGCAGGATGTGGTGAGGGCGCTGGCGATGGGGTCGTGCCTGCCGGCAGACCAGCGGCCGATGGAGGTGGCGGCACTACCCGGGAAGGTGGGAGGAGGcaggaggaggggggaggaggccCCCGGGAGGATTGCCGGGATTGGGACTGGCAATGTGGCTTGCCTCTTCACGCGGCAGGggaagaagggcaccaaccaaGACGCCATGGTCGCGTGGGAGGTATCTGCACAACAAGATCCCTTTATTTACACTTTTGGTGCTCTGGATGTTCATTTCTTCTTTATTTGATAATGGCTACTAATGAGCTTGCGTAGTAAAATAGTTTTCTGGGAGTTGAAGTATCGTCAACAATTAGGGGTTGTTTATTTATCGGGCAACGTCAAGGTAAAATGATACattaataaaataaaaaatatgaaTTGCCAACAACTTGAGGGGCTTTCACAGGATAAACAAGGCATAATGATCCAACTTGTTTTAGCCAACACGAGACTACATGTCGGCTTGATATTTGAAAAGAAACAACTCGATGGCTATGAATGTTGCTCATGGAAGATGTTTCTTGCTCTAACTGATGGAGGATTAAGTATTGGCCACCATCTTTCCCACTTCCATACTTTCATATGAACTATGAAGACTTATTTGTTGGATATGGCAACCATCTTGCTTACCCATATGCTGTCTCTTAGTTAAGGTGGTCATTGATTATTATGCGTTTTAGGCCATGAGGTTATGTTCTAGATGAAACTGTCCATGCTTGAATGAGGCATGCTTGCAAATGCAGGATCAGATAAATGACTCGCCCAGTCAAAGAGTACCCCCTTGTGTGAACCGTTTATTTGAATCCAACAGTTGCGTGCACATCAAAAGAATAACAGAATAGTGACCTTTTCTTCTAACTCATTCCACTTTCGACACTCTTTATGAATTAAGTCATGCCAATTGTATCGAGTGAACGCGTGGAGCCTGGTCTTGTGGCACGACCGACTCCGCAGAGTGTGATGGGTGAGCATGCATTGACATGAGGTGGATGTCAACGTCGCGTTGCATTGACATCAGGTGGTTGTCAACGTCGCCGTTGCATTCGCGCTGTAGCATTCTCCATTAAATTATATAGATACTTGACAAATGGATATTGATGTTTGCCTCCTTCTTTTCTTGCTCTTGGATGCCTTGGGGCATGATGTACAGAACTTCAATGGGAGATCAGACACAGTATTTTGTGGAGTTTTTGATGGTCATGGTCCACATGGCCATCTCGTCGCGCGGAAAGTAAGAGATACTCTCCCTTTGAAGCTGTGTGATTTGATATATTGTGACTATGGAGAGAGCCCAACCAGCAATTCAGATGGATCAGTTTTAGAAGAGAGTTTATCTCCATACCCAGATGCAGAGGACAAATCTTCCACATTCACCGCACAGAAAGAAGAACATCTAGAATTCTTTGACTCAATGAAAGAGTCTTTCCGAAAAGCTTTTAGAGTTATGGATAAGGAGCTTAAATTACATCGGAACATAGATAGCATTTGCAGTGGAACTACCGCAGTTACTTTAATTAAACAGGTACAGTGGAACCTACTCCTTGAATGGCTTTAATTACTCAAAAATTCCAGGTATGAGCAATTGATTTTTTCTCTCTATACCATCAGGGTCAGGATCTTATTGTCGGGAATCTAGGTGACTCTAGAGCTGTATTAGGCACTAGAGATCAGAACGGTCATTTGGTTGCCCATCAGTTGACAGTTGACCTGAAACCTGATCATCCAAGTAAATATCTTTCACTCTCAAGTTTAAATTAATGAATCTTCTATATTGTATCTCTTCTGTTTAATGTGTTGGCTTAATCCTACTACTTGTGACTGTTTATGTGATGCCATTAATTGaatgattctttttctgttgcTGCTGAATTGGTACATTCTTGCTCATTTTCTCCGAACAAGAATGTATGTTATCTCTTCCTTGTCTCCAATCATTTTATATATGTTTATATTCCTAAGATTTGAAGAGTGACGACTTAGAATTTTCACCTTGTTCTTGCTGATAACCATGGTAGTAACTTCACAACATTTTTTACtgcagaaacaaaagttggaAATAAAGCAGTTTTGTTTTTAGTTGTGGATAACTTCTATATTATGTTTGACATGATGGATATGGTACAATCATCGTTATTTGCATGCAAATGATGAACATTTGATTCACAACTACACTAGGGAGGCCTTTAGATTGTGCTCATTCCCATCTATGGTTTACCATACGTAGACCCCAGATCGCAGCTacactttgtgtttctccaaggcccaccacatggcattccgcggtatcttaccgtaggccttctccaagtcaatgaacaccatatgcaggTCCTTTTGCTCCTTGTATCTCTCCATAAGCTGCCGTACCaggaaaatggcttccatggtcgaccaCCCAGGCATGAAACCGAAATGGtttttggtcacgcttgtcattcttcttaagcggtgctcagtgactctctcccatagcttcattctatggctcatcagcttagttgcacggtaattagtacaactttgaacttcccccttgttcttgaagattggtactaatatactccgcCCCCATTCTTCTGACACCTTGTTTGCCTGAAAAATGAGGCTGAAAAGCTTAGTTAGCATACTATCGCTATGTCTCCGAGGCCTCTTCACACCTCAATGGGGATGCAATAAGACGGAGCACCTCCTTCCTCCCAACGGCCCTCCTTAATGATCCTCTCCTTGAAAGCCTGAGCTGCCTCCCCCTTAAGCTTCCACCACTTCGTTCTAGTGACTTTGGCACGCTTATCCCGCAAGACACGAATCCGAAAACGGAAGTCAGCCACCACAAGCTTATGTTGAGGGACAACACTCTCTTCAGGTATCACCTGACAATCTAGGCAAGCACGCATGTCTTCTCTTCTTGAGAGGACACAATCAATCAGGAGTGTTGACTACTACTAAAAGTCACCAGATGCGATTCTCTCTTTTTAAAGAGGATGTTAGCTACTATCATGTCGTAGGCTAAAGCAAAGCATAAgacatcttctccttcttgattcctgatgcgatagccaaagcccccatgcaccccttcaaaacctgtgttagatgtgcccacgtggccattgaggtctcctcctatgaagagcttctcGCCAATAGTTGTCGCCGTGTACCACAACTTGAAGCCGGtatcctccacctccttcgcctTCTGTCCCCTCCATTTGGTTTCTTGGACGCAAAGGATATCAACACCTATCCTCATTGTTGTATCAACTAGCTCCCGTAACTTACCTGTTAAGGGCCCTACGTTGCAGCTACCTAAGCGGATCCTACTAGGCTTGGCTAGCTTACTTCCCCTTCACATACATCGAGTCAAATGCGAAGACCCTTGCTCATTTTTCACTACACCCGGTTGTCGATGTAGCGCGCCACGAAGGATGCGACGACCCGGTTGTCGATGTATCCAGATGAAGATATGGCGCGCCACCAAGGGGGTGACGGCCCGACCCTTGTCCATTTTCTTTCGGGTTCCATTTTCATAAGTGTGGCTGAGTTTTGATGTTGGCTCGCCAAGTCACACAACCATTCTCCTTTACCAAGGCCTGGCACCGGCTATGTTGAGATAACATTGGCGGAGTTTTTCTACCACTATTTCTAAAATTTAGAATAGGGGCTCTGCTGGAATGCTTTTATGTAGATGGCTCTCCTAAAAATGTTGATAAAGTCAATCTTTAACTGTTTGATGGAAAATTATCAGAccacatattttattttatttacaAGTAAACTGCATTTTTTGTACGTAAAAAAGGTATACCGCATAAACTATGGGCTTCGGTGATGTTTTTTCGCAAAACTTGCATTGAGGTATATTGAGAATAATAAAGAGGTATAATATGCTTGTTTAAGAGGTATATTTGAATGTGGGAGTACATACCTCTAGGAGTACAAAAAATTAGTCTTGTATATATAAATATAATTAATACAGAGACACaaacgcgcacacacacacacacacacacacacacacacacacacatatatctGAACTAATTTTTTGACTCCTGGCAGTATGTACTCCCATATTCAATATACCTCCCAAACAAATCTGTTATACCTCTTTATCATTCTTAATGTAACTTATTAATTATTCTAAGATCCTCAATACAAGTTTTACAAAAATATATCATCGCAGCCCTTAGTTTGAATAATATCCATTTTTACGTTAAAAACAGTTTATGTGCAAATAATATGAAATATATGGTCTCAAATGGAAATTTTCTTGTAACTTTGGAGCATCCAGTAATTATTAATGAAGTATATTAAAAGAGATATAATCGATTCATCTGTGTGATATGTGAGGAGCGGTACTCCCAGGATTGTAGAATCATTTTATATATACACCATAGCTAGCTAATAGCGCTCGGTTTGTATCAAGATGTGTGCAAGAAATTAATGGAGTAGTGACCACTTGTCTCACTCATTAAGTTGAGCATGTGCCTTTCTGATCATGTCCACAAGCTTTCGTAATCATGGAAATTATATGCTTCCTAATTAGAATTACAGGCAACATGGTGTATATATACGCACTTTTGTCAGTTTGCTTTTTACCGATATGGTTTGACCTTTGTGCCATATGGTTTTGATCTACTAATGTGCCGTGCGGATTCATTACCCGGGAAACAGTTTCCCTTGCGACAATCGTTGGTCCTCTCTAGCTGCAGTTATGAAGGTTGTTTTGTTTATGTCAGTGTGGGACATGTAGCTAGGTGAACGCACCGTTTTCTCTAGTAGGTTAGTCTATTAATGTCTGTTCAAACTAAACACTAGTTCCCTTCTGAGCCTGTCTCCTAAAAAACATCTGTTCCTACTGTCGTGATGAATGTTATTTGAGCCATAACGAAATGTTATAACAGGAGAGGCTAGGAGGATCAAGCGATGTAATGGACGGGTCTTTGCTCACCAGGATGAACCAGATGTGGCTCGCCTTTGGCTTCCTAACTGCAACTCTCCAGGCCTAGCAATGGCACGAGCTTTTGGTGATTTTTGTCTAAAGGATTTTGGGCTGATCTCTGTACCTGAGGTCACCTATAGGCGAATCATGGAGAAGGATCAGTTCATTGTCCTTGCCACTGATGGGGTAAccaaacaaaaataaataaataacttGTTGCTTTCTGCGTGACTTGTTCTCGATGGGGAAACAATAGTTTCTTCTGATTCAATAAATGCACCGCCTATCTGTTAATATACTCTAATACCCAATTGCACTCTGGTTACAGGTGTGGGATGTTTTGTCCAACCAGGAAGTGGTGGAAGTTGTTGCCTCATGCTCTGGCCGTTCTGGCGCAGCCCGTGCTGTTGTTGATCTAGCAAATCAGACCTGGAAATTCAAGTACCCAACCTCCAAAACGGATGATTGTGCAGTGATCTGCCTTTTCCTGAGCAAAGATGCGGCTGCAGGTGGGCTATCAGGGCTTTCTGTTGCTAGCAAGGGAATTGGATCTAGTCCAGGGATGCCACCGCGATTAAGGACCCCCCAGCACTTCAGTAAAAGGGTAATTCCAGAGGATGCCGATGATGAATGTGACCCAAATATAAGTGGAGATGAGAGGTCATTGGAGGGCTTCACCCGGTTGAACACGCTTTTGACACTACCAAAGTTTGGTGATACAAGTCCAACCAAGAAATGAAGTTTATTGATATTGATGTGCGAGTCTGCAGTTAGCAGGCACATTCGCTGATGTTTTGGAGATGAGAGCCTTATTGGCTATATTAGCATGCCCGGTGAGCTCCAGTCCGAAAGTCGGTTTACTCTTAAGGATGAGTAGGGTTACTGTTTTATGTAAATCCTAACTCTCATTGTGCAACATGCGTTGGGAGGCAAGTTTCAGTTTGTTTCGAGTCGGCTTTGCCTTTCTTGTATGGCTGCCCTTCAAGCTGAGTTTATATATATGTTAATACGATGTACGTGCTCGGTTTTCTACGTGAACAGGCCCTGTTCATTATATTTGTATCTTTAACCCAAATGCTCTAAAGTGCAGCTACACTTTTTGACTACGACGACGGCATACGCATGTATTCTGTGAGATTAGATCATGTGGCTGAAAAGGATTGGCGTGGGACGTGTTTATAAGTACTCCCTCCTGTCTTTTTTAGTCTGCGTATAAGTTTTGTCTAAAGTCAAAATATCCATGATTTGATCAAACTtataaaaaatatcaacattcaCATTAAAATTAACTagtacaaatgcccgtgcgttacACCAGGCGAAAAAGAGGCACAACCTGATTCATATTTCATCGTGCACCATTTTATATATCCAATTTTATTAAACATCAATAATAAGGTAAAACTGGTTATTACTTTTTGTAGAATTAATTTTGGACAAGAAGAAGCCAACTTAGCATTCTTCATCAGATGGAAAAGCAGTTTTGCATGGAATAGTTTGTCAAtcatttttttggcttttctgGAAAACATGAAAATTTCCTTATTTTTAATAGAAGTTAATGTTTACATAAAAATTGGAACACTTCTTTAAGAATAATAAACGTTTATGAAAATTAGAACATTTCTTCCAAAAAATCACATTTTTAACACGTGTTTTTTGTTTAAAGAATGTTTTGATATTTTTGTACATTTCTAAATGATTTTTTTTAGTAAAAATGGAACTTTTCTTGGGAACTTTTATGATTTTGAAAAAagtgcaaaaatatttttttgaaacAAAAATAGTATGAACGTGTGTAAAACTGTGAACATTTTTAAACTAATTTCTTCAGTAAACAAATTAAATCGGCCACATGCAAGATCGGGTTCTGTGCTCTACACGCAGTTATAAACGAACAAATTGATCTTAAGATTACTAAGTAAAACCATGTATCACAGTAAGAAGACCCAAATGAGTAATTGGAATATATCGGGTCCTGAAGAATCATCTTAGGTGTTTTATAGATAGTGGGCTGATACATGACCACCAGCACAACACTACCCATTTCCCGATCAATTGTTTCGTCCAAGCACCATCAGCTGCTCATTACGGAGAGTCGAAGAGCATTGAAGCAACCATTGAAGCAAAGCGGCAACAAGCTAACTCTTTGGCTGATCTCCAGCAACAGAAGCGGCAATGCGGCATCGGTGAGGGTCATGTCAAGCCTGATGAACGTATCCTTCAGGTTGTATGGTGTGTGTCGTTCCTGTGTGCCGGCACGCCAAAAAGATCCCGCCCATCTCGCCACTGGTGTCGTATATAGGGTGGCGGGAGGGCATCGCGGTGAGCCATCGTGGTGGTCGGTGGCGACCTGGTTGCTGAGACACCAAAGTGCCTAACAATAATAAGAACACCACTACAGCTAGTAAAAAAATCATGACAAGATATAGACGGAAAGAATGCTTAGTACAGCTGCAATTAAAGGGTTTGCTTTCAGTCAAGGAATATAGCATTAGGTCAATAGCAAAACGTGGTGATATTTGTGGAAATAATAACAAGAGCACTTCAACTGCTAgtaaaagcaatattatccaacaTGATAATTTCAACCAGCACATCAGTTGATTTTGTAAGATGGAACTTTCATTTATCTCTACAAGTAATTGTTTTTCCAAAGATGATTCTATTGCTATATGGGCACATAGATCATGGTCAGTCAATGCATAATGTGCAAAAAGTCAAATAATTTAAGAAAATATTGAATACAAAAGTACATGTAATAAATCAAAAAATTACCTTGTGGGAGATAATCATATGTCTCATCAACTTTGATTTGTTTATGTTCACATCTTGTTCCTTATCATCATGTAATGAAACTTTTCTTTCATGCATCAATTCAAAAATCAGAGGTAATGTCGAGATAGTTGCGGACGGAGTTGATGGCAATGGATCACGATCTATTTGATTATCTGATCCCGGCACGATTTATCCAAAACATTCAGAAACTGGAGATAATGTTTCATAGTTGGTGACGTAGGTGATGGCTCCAAAACACCTGATTCAGAAATTTTTGCTTTTTTTTAAGGTCGGTTATCAAAATCCTCTGCAATGTTCAGTTCTGCCATCTATTTTTCTACAGTTACAACAAAAATAAAAGTTATAGTAACACTAAAGTTGACACAAATAATAGCCATATAATGCATCAGGCCATGAGTATACCCATAAAAATAAATGATAACCTAAGAGTTCCTAGTAGCAGCAGTCTCATATGACACAGGTAACTTAAGTTCATACAATTGACTGGCAGAATCACTTCAACCGGCATGGAAGCATGCATAGAACAAAACAAAACAATGTTGCAATCACTTCACCGAACAAGACAACAAGATTAGAGTTTTGAGCCGCCACTCCAACTCCATCTCTCCATCAGCAAGACAACAAATTTCCCATCAGGGATGCTAGCCAACAGAGATGCTTCACTGTGTTTGGCTGAAAAAATAATACATCAGGACTCTAGAAAGAATTGCAGGTTTTATGTTTTAACTAATCCATCAAAATATGAGTGCATTCGAATGGAAAAAATGAACCACATAAGAGACTATTTACCTTCTTCGAGTAGTACAAAAGCACATAATATTCAGTTCAGAGAGGGTGAGGCATCACTCGCCGGATTTTTTTCAGGGACAATAGCGTGCTTACACCGGCCTGAACCACTTCATAAAACTGAGAAGTACACAAAGGTAAATGTACAGTGGGATTAATAGAAACAAAAAGGAGGGAAAAATTACAATCTCACAAATAGGTGATACAACATAGTGCTCCAATCCATAAAGAGCCCTTTCTTAATTTCATTTGAATACCTGTTGGACCACAACATAAGATCATCAGCAATCTTGCTAGCAGTAATGTGCAATTCCTCAAAAACATCCCGGAAGAACTTGGAGTTCCTGCGCTTCCATATATTCCAGAGGACCGCGATAAGcaaagtagagtgaatcttgttGAAATAAGTTTCTTCTCACAGATCT
This genomic window from Aegilops tauschii subsp. strangulata cultivar AL8/78 chromosome 4, Aet v6.0, whole genome shotgun sequence contains:
- the LOC109770377 gene encoding probable protein phosphatase 2C 75, yielding MGSCLPADQRPMEVAALPGKVGGGRRRGEEAPGRIAGIGTGNVACLFTRQGKKGTNQDAMVAWENFNGRSDTVFCGVFDGHGPHGHLVARKVRDTLPLKLCDLIYCDYGESPTSNSDGSVLEESLSPYPDAEDKSSTFTAQKEEHLEFFDSMKESFRKAFRVMDKELKLHRNIDSICSGTTAVTLIKQGQDLIVGNLGDSRAVLGTRDQNGHLVAHQLTVDLKPDHPREARRIKRCNGRVFAHQDEPDVARLWLPNCNSPGLAMARAFGDFCLKDFGLISVPEVTYRRIMEKDQFIVLATDGVWDVLSNQEVVEVVASCSGRSGAARAVVDLANQTWKFKYPTSKTDDCAVICLFLSKDAAAGGLSGLSVASKGIGSSPGMPPRLRTPQHFSKRVIPEDADDECDPNISGDERSLEGFTRLNTLLTLPKFGDTSPTKK